The following coding sequences lie in one Deltaproteobacteria bacterium genomic window:
- a CDS encoding DUF433 domain-containing protein, with protein sequence MMSSLEKVEEILSGLTRAEKAQILQWVVRDMGDAFPGIDIISEVCGGEPCIVRTRIPVWLLVQARRLGTSEADLLRCYPALRAEDLSNAWAYYRSHREEIDKQIAENESA encoded by the coding sequence ATCATGAGTTCTCTTGAAAAGGTTGAAGAAATTTTGTCAGGGCTAACCAGAGCAGAAAAAGCTCAAATTCTCCAGTGGGTAGTTCGGGACATGGGGGATGCCTTTCCCGGGATAGACATCATCTCTGAGGTCTGTGGGGGGGAACCGTGCATCGTCCGGACCCGTATCCCGGTCTGGCTGCTTGTCCAGGCCAGGCGCCTGGGAACAAGTGAGGCCGATCTGCTCCGGTGCTATCCAGCATTACGGGCAGAAGATCTAAGCAATGCTTGGGCTTATTATCGTTCCCATCGTGAGGAAATAGACAAACAGATAGCAGAAAACGAGTCAGCCTGA